A single genomic interval of Caballeronia sp. SL2Y3 harbors:
- a CDS encoding sodium:alanine symporter family protein, producing MEDLFQSVNAFFAFIAPISDFLWDFPTNFAAYSRIPVLGRFPFAILLLVGVGIHFSIRTRFVQTMNMGKIVRIMQRRQSSRTGVSAMASFMLGLAMRAGPGNIVGITGAISVGGPGALFWMWVAAFFGMATAFMESVLAQLFKEKNGDEFVGGLPFYGRRVLGGRRIVGTFLSLVFIVYALFNVPPQTFNVFTAMGTIADTVAGVHLARQSTAYYGIAATLVIACAFIIMGGIRRVTAYTDVLVPIKAALFCAMSLVIILINLPLVPYFFHEVVVGAFAPHALFGGAIGTALAQGVKRGLMSNEAGQGTITMAAAIADNAHPCEQGFVQSLGVFFDTMVICTMTGFIVVMAHVWTGTVDGQAWETVRASKITVYLASVQALVPLWAAHAIKIVMCVCYGLFAFTTLLGMISFAEISANFISRSRAFITGIRVVGSLVFVPFGALTVLAGLELPNLWALSDLMNFVMVLLNVPIVLLGQRLVYKALAHYRATGGGAFVSEEIGVKTACWSGDARRAAPVHERETVDA from the coding sequence GTGGAAGACCTTTTCCAATCCGTCAACGCGTTCTTTGCGTTCATCGCGCCCATTTCCGATTTTCTTTGGGATTTTCCGACCAACTTCGCGGCCTATTCGCGCATTCCGGTGCTCGGCCGGTTTCCGTTCGCGATTCTGCTGCTGGTCGGCGTAGGCATCCACTTCAGCATCCGCACGCGCTTCGTTCAAACGATGAACATGGGCAAGATCGTGCGCATCATGCAGCGCAGGCAGTCGTCCAGAACGGGCGTGAGCGCGATGGCTTCATTCATGCTCGGACTGGCGATGCGCGCCGGGCCGGGCAACATCGTCGGCATTACGGGCGCCATTTCGGTCGGCGGTCCCGGCGCGCTGTTCTGGATGTGGGTCGCCGCCTTCTTCGGCATGGCGACGGCCTTCATGGAATCCGTGCTCGCCCAGTTGTTCAAGGAGAAGAACGGCGACGAGTTCGTCGGCGGCTTGCCGTTCTACGGGCGGCGCGTGCTCGGCGGACGGCGCATCGTGGGCACGTTCTTGTCGCTCGTGTTCATCGTCTATGCCTTATTCAACGTGCCGCCGCAAACGTTCAACGTGTTCACGGCGATGGGCACCATTGCCGATACTGTCGCCGGCGTTCATCTCGCGCGGCAATCCACGGCGTACTACGGCATCGCGGCGACGCTCGTGATCGCGTGCGCGTTCATCATCATGGGCGGCATCAGGCGCGTCACGGCTTATACGGACGTGCTGGTGCCGATCAAGGCCGCGCTCTTTTGCGCGATGTCGCTCGTCATCATCCTGATCAATCTGCCGCTCGTGCCTTACTTCTTTCACGAGGTCGTCGTGGGCGCGTTCGCGCCGCACGCGCTCTTCGGCGGCGCGATCGGCACGGCGCTCGCGCAGGGCGTGAAGCGCGGCCTCATGTCCAACGAGGCGGGGCAGGGCACCATTACGATGGCGGCGGCCATCGCCGACAACGCGCATCCGTGCGAACAAGGCTTCGTGCAAAGCCTCGGCGTGTTCTTCGACACGATGGTGATCTGCACGATGACCGGCTTTATCGTCGTGATGGCGCATGTGTGGACCGGAACCGTCGACGGTCAGGCATGGGAAACCGTGCGCGCCTCGAAGATCACGGTCTATCTCGCTTCGGTGCAGGCCCTCGTGCCGCTCTGGGCCGCGCATGCGATCAAGATCGTCATGTGCGTGTGCTACGGGCTTTTCGCTTTCACCACGCTGCTCGGCATGATCTCGTTTGCCGAGATCTCGGCGAACTTCATCTCGCGCAGCCGCGCGTTCATTACCGGCATTCGCGTGGTCGGCTCGCTGGTATTCGTGCCGTTCGGCGCATTGACGGTGCTGGCCGGGCTCGAACTGCCGAACCTCTGGGCGCTTTCGGACCTGATGAATTTCGTGATGGTGCTGCTCAACGTGCCGATCGTTCTGCTCGGACAAAGGCTCGTCTATAAGGCGCTCGCGCACTATCGCGCGACGGGCGGCGGCGCGTTCGTATCGGAGGAGATCGGAGTGAAAACGGCCTGCTGGTCCGGCGATGCGCGTCGCGCCGCGCCGGTTCACGAACGCGAGACCGTCGACGCGTAA
- a CDS encoding nuclear transport factor 2 family protein yields MKKDDVLALFEKLRDDTDAFFAHVADDVDWTVMGTHPLAGRYRGKKSFLEHTFARLAKALPDGAKLTVTHALVDGDTAAVELHSDVRAANGMHFDNRYCWVCRFEEGSIVEVRAYLDSAMVTELLRQNPA; encoded by the coding sequence ATGAAGAAGGACGACGTGCTCGCGCTTTTCGAGAAGCTCAGGGACGACACCGACGCGTTCTTCGCGCACGTCGCCGATGACGTGGACTGGACGGTGATGGGCACGCATCCGCTCGCGGGCCGCTATCGCGGCAAGAAGTCGTTCCTCGAACATACGTTCGCGCGTCTCGCGAAGGCGCTGCCCGATGGCGCGAAGCTGACGGTCACGCACGCGCTCGTCGATGGCGATACGGCCGCCGTCGAACTGCATTCGGATGTGCGTGCGGCGAACGGCATGCACTTCGACAATCGCTACTGCTGGGTGTGCCGTTTCGAGGAAGGGTCGATCGTCGAGGTGCGCGCGTATCTCGATAGCGCGATGGTGACCGAACTGCTGCGGCAAAATCCGGCCTGA